From the genome of Thermogutta terrifontis, one region includes:
- a CDS encoding trans-sulfuration enzyme family protein: MSNKPTAQPETNRPQGFSTLCVHGGEDRIKPCYSITDPIFCTATYTFENTQAVIEYVTKKLPREEYGRYGNPTEKVLERKLAALEGGESCVTFATGMAAVACYLMAKVRPGDEIVMFDECYHRTREFCTKVLGQFGVVTHQIPACDYEKMEAAINKRTRLLISESPTNPHLSVVDLERFAALGKKYGVETLIDATLATPYNVRPLEYGVDCVLHSCTKYLGGHNDLLAGAIIGREELLEPVRKLRGVMGMGNSPHAIYLLLRGLKTFELRMERHNQNGLALARFLEKHPRVEKVYYPGLESHRDYEVARRTMRGFGGLVTFLVKDADAQTTARVVDAVRIPRIGPSLGGVESLIEQPMYMSYHDFTPEQRLAVGIPDNMIRVSCGIENTEDLIADFAQALEKI; encoded by the coding sequence ATGTCGAACAAGCCGACTGCTCAGCCTGAGACCAATCGCCCTCAAGGTTTCTCCACCCTCTGTGTGCACGGTGGTGAAGATCGCATCAAACCCTGCTATTCCATTACTGATCCAATTTTCTGTACGGCCACGTATACCTTTGAGAATACCCAGGCCGTCATCGAGTACGTTACCAAGAAGCTACCACGGGAAGAATACGGCCGATATGGCAATCCTACAGAGAAAGTGCTGGAAAGGAAGCTCGCCGCTCTCGAGGGTGGTGAAAGCTGTGTGACCTTCGCCACGGGGATGGCTGCCGTCGCGTGTTATTTGATGGCCAAAGTCCGCCCCGGCGATGAAATCGTGATGTTCGATGAGTGCTATCATCGCACGCGGGAATTCTGTACCAAGGTGCTTGGCCAGTTCGGCGTGGTCACGCACCAGATTCCCGCCTGTGATTATGAAAAGATGGAGGCCGCCATCAACAAGCGGACCAGGCTCCTTATCAGTGAATCACCGACCAATCCGCATTTGAGTGTCGTGGATCTCGAGCGCTTCGCAGCGCTGGGCAAAAAATACGGGGTGGAAACCCTCATCGATGCGACACTCGCCACACCCTACAACGTGCGACCGCTGGAATATGGGGTCGATTGCGTCCTGCATTCTTGTACGAAGTATTTAGGGGGGCACAACGACTTACTCGCAGGTGCCATTATCGGCCGGGAAGAGTTGCTTGAACCCGTCCGCAAGTTGCGGGGTGTGATGGGCATGGGAAATTCGCCACACGCCATCTATCTGTTGCTTCGCGGGCTGAAGACCTTCGAACTTCGCATGGAACGGCATAATCAGAACGGCCTGGCCCTGGCCCGATTTCTCGAAAAGCATCCGCGGGTGGAAAAAGTTTATTATCCCGGTCTGGAAAGCCATCGCGATTACGAGGTGGCCCGCCGCACCATGCGAGGATTCGGCGGACTGGTCACGTTTTTGGTGAAAGATGCCGATGCCCAAACCACCGCCCGCGTGGTGGATGCGGTGCGGATTCCTCGCATCGGTCCAAGCCTCGGGGGCGTGGAGTCGCTCATCGAGCAGCCCATGTACATGAGTTATCACGACTTCACTCCTGAACAGCGATTGGCGGTCGGTATTCCGGACAACATGATCCGGGTGTCCTGCGGGATTGAAAATACCGAGGACCTGATCGCCGATTTTGCTCAGGCGCTGGAAAAGATCTGA
- a CDS encoding trans-sulfuration enzyme family protein: protein MKFRTRAIHLGFDPDPQTGAVVPPIHLATTFAQPAAGEWREFDYSRSGNPTRKAFENAIAALESGVGGLAFASGMAAIHCVTQLLQAGDHIVTGQDIYGGTFRLFHKIINRAGISVTMVPTNDLDAVEKAFQPNTRLLWLESPGNPLLTITDIVACAEIAHRHGVLVGVDSTFATPALTRPLELGADIVMHSATKYLGGHSDVLGGVLVVRDPELYQRLYFIQNATGAVMGPWESYLCHRGLRTLELRIREQCRSAMAIAQFLAGHPAVRRVYYPGLPDHPGHEIAARQMSGYFGAMVSFEVHGDIGTARKVVNSTRLFHLAVSLGAVESLIEQPALMSHASYDPEARRAHGISDTLIRLSIGLEDPEDLIADLQQALAQVA, encoded by the coding sequence ATGAAGTTTCGCACCAGGGCCATCCATCTCGGGTTTGATCCTGATCCTCAAACCGGAGCGGTCGTTCCACCCATCCATCTGGCAACGACGTTTGCTCAGCCGGCAGCGGGAGAGTGGCGCGAATTCGATTACTCCCGCAGCGGAAACCCCACTCGGAAGGCCTTCGAAAACGCGATAGCGGCCCTCGAGTCCGGCGTGGGTGGGCTGGCGTTTGCTTCTGGAATGGCCGCCATTCACTGCGTCACTCAGCTTCTGCAGGCGGGTGATCACATCGTCACGGGCCAGGATATTTATGGTGGGACGTTCCGGCTTTTTCACAAGATCATCAACCGGGCTGGGATCTCGGTGACGATGGTTCCCACGAACGACCTGGACGCGGTGGAAAAGGCCTTTCAGCCGAACACCAGACTGCTGTGGTTGGAAAGCCCCGGCAACCCACTTCTGACGATCACCGATATTGTCGCCTGTGCAGAGATCGCCCATCGGCACGGAGTATTGGTGGGGGTGGATAGCACGTTTGCAACGCCGGCCTTAACTCGTCCCCTCGAACTGGGTGCGGACATCGTCATGCACTCAGCGACGAAGTACCTGGGCGGACACAGTGACGTGCTGGGGGGTGTCCTCGTGGTGCGGGATCCGGAGCTTTACCAACGGCTTTACTTCATCCAGAATGCCACAGGCGCGGTGATGGGGCCCTGGGAGTCATATCTCTGTCACCGCGGGTTGCGAACTCTGGAACTGAGAATCCGCGAACAGTGCCGGTCGGCCATGGCTATCGCTCAGTTTCTGGCAGGGCATCCGGCCGTCAGGCGAGTGTACTACCCGGGCCTGCCGGATCACCCGGGCCACGAAATTGCAGCTCGACAGATGTCGGGCTACTTCGGCGCGATGGTGAGTTTTGAGGTACACGGGGATATCGGGACGGCGAGGAAAGTTGTCAATTCTACCCGTCTTTTCCATCTTGCCGTCAGCTTGGGAGCAGTCGAGTCGCTTATCGAACAGCCTGCGTTGATGTCTCATGCGAGTTACGATCCCGAGGCTCGTCGGGCCCACGGTATCAGCGACACGCTCATTCGCCTTTCCATTGGGTTGGAAGATCCCGAGGACCTGATCGCCGATCTTCAGCAGGCGTTAGCCCAGGTGGCATGA
- a CDS encoding DUF6666 family protein, with the protein MSRRTIFAWSCVIASALSALGWACHGEAAETEYVERATGSPVAYWSSQVVRRQPPTIEQVARSPARTASRTRPVMRTSSPDDITYQTVMTTQETDEESTAEVIPPGQPVVTSGTVDEEGMETGIMEDNGVVYEPGGFIQPDVYYGGGLLFGPWIQHLSVFAGAHGFKGPADLGRNGNFGLHEGLNYSAPIGGPWNIGYQVGVQVVHSDFAGHEALTWYGDNLVSRGSRAQMFLTAGLFHRPDCGRWQWSVLFDWMHDDFWVDSDLLQIRHEISFFLDDAREIGYMGMYGVKDDMLLLPNDPQNPDRRQYLDLSVLDRYVVFYRRHFCQGGEGRFWAGVSGYGDGLIGADITLPLDGSWAFEASFAYLAPNTGRGVDGQFDENWSLSMGLIWYPGRHVSEALNDLFRSVQGVADNTSMMFHGRVR; encoded by the coding sequence ATGTCCCGGCGAACGATTTTCGCTTGGTCCTGCGTCATCGCGTCGGCTTTGTCTGCCCTCGGTTGGGCTTGCCACGGGGAGGCCGCTGAAACGGAATATGTTGAACGGGCAACGGGTTCTCCCGTGGCGTATTGGAGCTCCCAGGTTGTACGACGGCAACCTCCAACAATTGAGCAGGTGGCACGCAGTCCAGCCCGAACCGCTTCCCGAACACGCCCTGTTATGAGAACATCATCGCCGGACGACATCACCTACCAGACAGTGATGACAACCCAGGAGACTGATGAGGAATCCACGGCTGAGGTCATTCCACCGGGTCAGCCGGTCGTCACAAGCGGAACGGTGGACGAAGAAGGCATGGAAACTGGCATTATGGAGGACAATGGTGTCGTCTATGAGCCGGGAGGATTCATCCAGCCGGATGTGTACTATGGCGGTGGTTTGCTCTTCGGGCCGTGGATCCAGCATCTCAGCGTGTTCGCCGGCGCTCACGGTTTTAAAGGTCCGGCGGACCTCGGGCGGAATGGGAATTTTGGACTTCACGAAGGACTCAACTATTCCGCTCCTATCGGCGGTCCATGGAACATCGGATACCAGGTCGGAGTGCAGGTTGTGCACAGCGACTTTGCCGGGCACGAGGCGCTCACGTGGTACGGGGATAATCTCGTTTCCCGGGGCAGTCGGGCCCAGATGTTCCTCACCGCCGGGTTGTTCCATCGACCTGACTGCGGTCGATGGCAGTGGAGCGTCCTCTTCGACTGGATGCACGATGACTTCTGGGTAGATTCGGACTTACTCCAGATTCGCCATGAGATCTCGTTTTTCCTCGATGACGCTCGGGAAATTGGCTACATGGGCATGTACGGCGTCAAGGACGACATGCTCCTTCTGCCGAACGATCCCCAAAATCCCGATCGGCGGCAGTACCTCGACCTTTCCGTCCTCGATCGCTACGTGGTGTTCTATCGGCGCCACTTCTGCCAGGGTGGCGAGGGCCGATTCTGGGCCGGGGTCTCCGGCTACGGGGATGGCCTGATTGGGGCGGACATAACTCTGCCGCTCGATGGCAGTTGGGCATTCGAGGCCAGTTTCGCCTATCTGGCTCCCAACACCGGGCGGGGCGTGGATGGCCAGTTTGATGAAAACTGGAGCCTGTCCATGGGCCTGATCTGGTACCCGGGACGGCACGTCAGCGAGGCCCTCAACGATCTGTTCCGCTCGGTTCAGGGCGTGGCAGACAACACGAGCATGATGTTCCATGGTCGAGTCCGCTGA
- a CDS encoding Gfo/Idh/MocA family protein has translation MSQKTHRRDFLKWGALGTSILGIPQFLPATALGLEKAVPPSEKITLGVIGIGPRATYDLNAILKLPDVKCLAIADVQARRREAGKRLVDEFYGNQDCAVYRDFRELLGRPDIDTVLIATGDRWHAPASIMAAEAGKDVYSEKPCGITIAKCQQLAETFQRTKRIFQAGTQRRSVPNFQYAVALAQSGKLGKIHTVYASVYEPQLENGWLPREQTPPRDVVDWNLWLGPAPWRPYNHTYVDGGWRGYFDFDSGARLLDWGAHTVDLCQWALKADNTVPVRYVPEKDRIVCHYADGVKLILDFLKTPFGDRSPKFITRLGTCPVRFVGDEGWVETGDEGGIEVQPESLKKELPEAVTRVKGLDVSAHARNFFDCVRSREKTVTNEMIMRRSHVACHAAAIAWILNRELRFDPEKERFPDDEEANLLCARPERNPWSETGV, from the coding sequence ATGTCGCAGAAAACTCACCGACGTGATTTCCTGAAATGGGGTGCCTTGGGCACATCCATCCTGGGAATCCCCCAATTCCTGCCAGCGACCGCGCTGGGATTGGAAAAGGCCGTTCCGCCCAGTGAAAAAATCACCCTGGGCGTGATCGGGATCGGTCCGCGGGCGACCTACGACCTCAATGCCATTCTCAAATTGCCAGACGTCAAATGCCTGGCCATCGCCGATGTGCAGGCACGTCGCCGGGAGGCGGGAAAGCGTCTGGTGGACGAATTCTACGGGAACCAGGACTGTGCTGTGTATCGCGATTTTAGGGAACTACTGGGGCGTCCCGATATTGACACCGTTCTTATCGCGACCGGAGACCGCTGGCACGCGCCTGCCTCAATCATGGCGGCGGAAGCGGGCAAAGACGTTTACAGTGAGAAACCATGTGGCATCACAATTGCCAAGTGCCAACAACTCGCGGAAACCTTTCAACGCACCAAGCGTATTTTTCAGGCGGGAACCCAGCGTCGCAGTGTGCCCAATTTTCAGTATGCCGTCGCACTGGCGCAAAGCGGGAAGCTTGGGAAAATTCATACCGTCTATGCGTCGGTGTATGAGCCGCAGCTCGAAAACGGTTGGCTGCCGCGAGAACAGACGCCACCTCGCGACGTGGTGGACTGGAACCTGTGGTTGGGACCTGCCCCGTGGCGCCCCTACAACCATACCTATGTGGACGGCGGCTGGCGGGGCTATTTTGATTTTGACTCCGGTGCGCGACTCCTGGATTGGGGAGCCCATACCGTTGATCTGTGCCAGTGGGCCCTGAAGGCCGACAATACAGTGCCCGTGCGTTATGTTCCCGAGAAAGACCGGATCGTATGCCACTACGCCGACGGAGTGAAGCTGATTCTGGATTTTTTGAAAACCCCGTTTGGCGATCGTTCTCCAAAATTCATTACCCGGTTGGGAACCTGTCCAGTTCGCTTTGTGGGCGACGAGGGTTGGGTAGAAACCGGTGATGAGGGGGGCATTGAGGTTCAGCCAGAGTCACTCAAGAAGGAACTTCCCGAAGCAGTCACTCGCGTCAAGGGTCTGGATGTTTCAGCCCACGCTCGCAACTTCTTCGACTGCGTTCGCTCGCGTGAAAAAACGGTCACCAATGAAATGATCATGCGGCGGTCGCACGTGGCCTGTCATGCGGCAGCCATCGCATGGATCCTCAACCGCGAGCTTCGCTTCGATCCAGAAAAAGAACGGTTTCCGGACGACGAGGAAGCCAATCTCCTTTGTGCACGTCCGGAAAGAAATCCCTGGTCGGAGACGGGTGTCTGA
- the trxA gene encoding thioredoxin has product MGQAIEVNETNFDKEVLQANVPVLVDFWAPWCGPCRMIAPTVEQLATELAGQAKVCKVNVDENQNLAVRYHVTAIPALMIFKGGQVVQKFTGVQSKDRLKDALVQAAS; this is encoded by the coding sequence ATGGGTCAAGCGATTGAAGTCAACGAAACCAATTTCGATAAAGAAGTTCTGCAGGCCAATGTGCCAGTGCTCGTCGACTTTTGGGCTCCCTGGTGCGGCCCGTGTCGGATGATTGCACCGACTGTCGAGCAACTGGCCACAGAATTGGCCGGTCAGGCAAAAGTGTGCAAGGTCAACGTGGATGAAAACCAGAACCTGGCTGTGCGGTATCACGTGACCGCCATTCCCGCCCTGATGATCTTCAAGGGCGGCCAAGTGGTGCAGAAGTTCACCGGTGTTCAATCCAAGGATCGGCTCAAGGATGCCCTCGTCCAGGCCGCTTCGTGA
- a CDS encoding MFS transporter, with protein sequence MLNEKLLLRIRLCILMFFQFFVWACWMVPIGTFGPSVRGFTGSEMGWVFSTTAIAAIVSPLFVGFVADRLFDTEKILAVLHLIGGICLILTGVQTSFWLFFIFLLVNTLAFMPTLALANSLTFRNLDDPATFPRIAMFGTIGWIISGWIVGLFIGERSPAFFYLGGAVEILLAAYVLTLPHTPPQAKEAGIADLLGLGAVKLLKDPEFLLFTLCAFLIGIPAVYYFVSANLYLTQIGAPAPTALMTMGQVCEIVAMAIMPIFIAQLGLNKVLALGMAVWALRYLLFASEVYPLVLLGILVHGFCYVFVYVGSYIFVDTKAPRELRASGQSFIAFLMLGVAWLIGANLAGRTNDAYPAKVSTLMTARIIPEGVTLPSWNELAQDFDQNKDGIITSDEIQQALNNVPQGQKQEDRRKQFEALKAVMPLVPASSFGHVQAAVAGKSVYITKGDYLAVNRLGWRDIWLWPAIMALVVFALFTLGMPRKKESGAETTGGETSPPPAAPAETAASTPESEPATSGEAAASQSEPTPETPSEGASTPSDSGTSG encoded by the coding sequence ATGTTGAATGAAAAACTGCTTCTGCGGATTCGACTGTGCATTCTGATGTTCTTCCAGTTTTTCGTGTGGGCCTGCTGGATGGTGCCCATCGGCACGTTCGGCCCTTCGGTGCGGGGATTCACGGGATCGGAGATGGGGTGGGTGTTTTCCACCACGGCGATCGCCGCCATCGTGTCACCCCTTTTTGTGGGCTTTGTGGCGGACCGCCTCTTTGACACCGAAAAGATCCTCGCGGTGCTGCATCTTATTGGCGGAATTTGCCTCATTCTGACGGGCGTGCAAACCAGTTTCTGGCTGTTTTTCATCTTTCTACTTGTAAACACGCTCGCCTTCATGCCCACGCTGGCGCTGGCGAATTCACTCACGTTTCGTAACCTGGACGATCCAGCCACTTTTCCCCGAATTGCCATGTTCGGGACAATCGGGTGGATCATCTCCGGCTGGATTGTGGGGCTGTTCATCGGCGAGCGGAGCCCTGCTTTCTTTTATCTCGGCGGGGCTGTGGAAATCCTTCTGGCCGCGTATGTCCTGACCCTTCCCCATACTCCGCCCCAGGCCAAGGAGGCGGGAATCGCGGATCTGCTTGGTCTGGGCGCCGTCAAACTTCTAAAGGATCCGGAATTCCTCCTGTTTACTCTGTGCGCGTTTTTGATCGGCATTCCGGCTGTGTATTACTTCGTCAGCGCCAACCTCTACCTGACGCAGATCGGGGCGCCGGCGCCCACCGCCTTGATGACCATGGGCCAGGTCTGCGAAATCGTAGCGATGGCCATCATGCCGATCTTTATCGCCCAGTTGGGCCTGAACAAAGTACTGGCCCTGGGAATGGCCGTCTGGGCCCTGCGCTACCTTCTGTTTGCCTCCGAGGTGTATCCGCTGGTCCTCTTGGGAATCCTCGTCCATGGTTTTTGCTACGTCTTTGTGTATGTCGGTTCCTATATCTTCGTTGATACCAAGGCTCCGCGGGAATTGCGTGCCAGTGGGCAAAGCTTCATTGCTTTCCTCATGCTGGGAGTGGCCTGGCTCATCGGGGCCAACCTCGCCGGCCGAACGAACGACGCCTATCCCGCTAAAGTGAGCACCTTGATGACCGCGCGGATCATTCCTGAGGGCGTCACGCTTCCCTCCTGGAACGAACTGGCGCAGGATTTTGACCAAAACAAAGACGGAATTATCACGTCGGATGAGATCCAACAGGCTCTCAACAATGTTCCGCAAGGGCAAAAACAGGAAGATCGGCGAAAGCAGTTCGAGGCACTCAAGGCCGTGATGCCCCTTGTGCCCGCTTCCTCCTTCGGTCATGTTCAGGCTGCCGTGGCAGGGAAGTCGGTCTACATAACGAAGGGAGACTACCTGGCGGTGAATCGTCTGGGATGGCGGGATATCTGGCTCTGGCCAGCCATTATGGCTTTGGTGGTCTTCGCGCTGTTTACGCTGGGAATGCCAAGGAAGAAAGAATCCGGCGCGGAAACCACCGGTGGAGAGACTTCCCCGCCTCCGGCGGCCCCGGCCGAAACAGCGGCGTCTACGCCCGAGTCGGAACCTGCCACGAGCGGAGAGGCAGCGGCCTCTCAGTCTGAGCCTACACCGGAAACACCATCCGAGGGCGCCTCAACGCCGAGCGATTCCGGCACGTCCGGCTAG
- a CDS encoding FmdB family zinc ribbon protein produces the protein MPTYEYVCDACEHTFEEFQSITAEPLRKCPACGKNKLRRVIGPGGAILFKGSGFYCTDYRSESYKKAASRDNGNGSSESGSSKSSSGKGSTKSGE, from the coding sequence ATGCCAACCTACGAATACGTGTGTGACGCGTGTGAGCACACCTTTGAAGAGTTTCAATCGATCACCGCCGAACCGCTGCGGAAATGCCCCGCATGCGGCAAGAATAAGCTTCGCCGAGTGATCGGACCCGGGGGTGCAATCCTCTTCAAAGGATCGGGTTTCTACTGCACCGATTACAGAAGTGAATCGTACAAAAAGGCGGCTTCCCGCGATAACGGCAACGGTTCTTCGGAGTCAGGGTCCAGTAAATCCTCTTCAGGCAAAGGAAGTACAAAGAGTGGAGAGTGA